In one window of Posidoniimonas corsicana DNA:
- a CDS encoding DUF5691 domain-containing protein yields MCQAPVAVGLRSSTRNGGGTQVVEASVEELIVVWEEGDKGERITALKAIRRTAPEKARELVQAVWDTETAADRAGFMGVMSQGVSLQDESWLEALLDDRSKQVRAAVTRLLSLIPESGMAERMAWRVDSWIDRPPARGKKQKDSATIEFMPPDELDPSAVRDGLQMKSVGGLGPKAELLRGIASRAPLSAWANRGGDAAAWLDAARKSDWADALCRGWIEAAALQRHAEWAEAVLLRLLDDATSHDELQRARITQLMDALPRESAERVTLNAVANRGLVERPRVVEAVLNACDFGWGEELSRAVAGAVRDRLAAKEAVYDTFLRQILRLSAVRIDPSVTEEVGRMWTESQDHWSANLGELVHDAIGTVRLRRDMLAALKNSPAQ; encoded by the coding sequence ATGTGTCAGGCGCCCGTGGCCGTTGGCTTGCGGAGCTCAACCCGGAATGGGGGGGGCACCCAAGTTGTCGAGGCGTCCGTTGAGGAGCTGATTGTAGTCTGGGAGGAGGGTGACAAGGGAGAACGCATTACAGCGCTCAAGGCCATCCGACGAACGGCTCCGGAAAAAGCCCGCGAGCTTGTCCAGGCGGTTTGGGACACAGAAACAGCCGCAGACCGGGCAGGATTCATGGGAGTCATGTCCCAAGGGGTGTCGCTTCAGGATGAGTCGTGGTTGGAAGCCCTGCTCGATGACCGATCGAAGCAGGTGCGGGCCGCGGTCACGCGGCTACTATCACTCATACCCGAATCGGGCATGGCCGAACGCATGGCCTGGCGAGTGGATTCGTGGATTGATCGGCCTCCGGCGAGAGGAAAGAAGCAGAAGGACTCGGCAACAATCGAGTTCATGCCTCCTGATGAGCTGGACCCGTCGGCTGTGAGGGACGGCTTGCAGATGAAGTCGGTCGGTGGGCTTGGCCCGAAAGCGGAGTTGCTGCGGGGTATAGCGTCCCGGGCGCCCTTGTCGGCGTGGGCGAACCGCGGTGGTGATGCGGCAGCGTGGCTCGACGCGGCAAGAAAAAGCGACTGGGCCGACGCTTTGTGTCGAGGGTGGATCGAGGCGGCCGCGCTGCAACGCCACGCGGAGTGGGCAGAGGCGGTCCTGTTGCGGTTGTTGGACGACGCAACCTCCCATGACGAATTGCAGCGGGCCCGGATTACTCAACTCATGGACGCCCTGCCCCGCGAGTCGGCGGAGCGCGTCACACTGAATGCCGTTGCGAACCGGGGGCTCGTCGAACGGCCGCGGGTTGTCGAAGCGGTGCTGAACGCCTGCGATTTTGGCTGGGGGGAAGAGCTGTCACGGGCGGTCGCCGGAGCGGTGCGCGACCGGCTCGCGGCAAAGGAGGCCGTCTACGATACCTTCTTGCGGCAGATTCTCCGACTGTCTGCTGTTCGTATCGATCCGAGTGTAACCGAGGAAGTTGGGCGGATGTGGACCGAGAGTCAGGACCACTGGTCGGCAAACCTTGGAGAATTGGTTCACGACGCGATTGGAACGGTGCGGCTGCGTCGTGACATGCTCGCGGCCCTCAAGAACTCACCAGCCCAATAG
- a CDS encoding DUF5691 domain-containing protein — protein sequence MNAEGHPSREWEALVSGAVLGADRSLGVASVGARAWMVASPSATEPAVRLLNDAATLSVYEIAGRAGESVQAAAPTLLITSEPTCGKESGAYLQSVLFGDHGEVLLEWCNAAIAAGLSAPPESVPALLGRAASTSDHGLRTALVHVSGARGRWLAELNPEWGGHPSCRGVR from the coding sequence ATGAACGCCGAAGGACATCCATCACGAGAGTGGGAGGCATTGGTGAGTGGGGCGGTCTTGGGCGCCGATCGATCGCTTGGCGTTGCGAGCGTCGGGGCGCGGGCGTGGATGGTGGCCTCACCAAGCGCAACCGAGCCGGCTGTGCGTCTCCTGAACGATGCGGCTACACTTAGCGTCTACGAAATCGCGGGCCGCGCCGGCGAATCGGTCCAGGCAGCTGCGCCAACGCTGCTGATCACCAGCGAACCGACATGCGGGAAGGAATCAGGGGCGTACCTGCAGTCTGTCTTATTCGGTGATCACGGTGAGGTGCTGCTGGAGTGGTGCAACGCAGCAATTGCGGCAGGGCTCTCAGCGCCGCCGGAGTCCGTGCCGGCACTGCTGGGCCGAGCGGCCAGCACTAGCGACCACGGACTGAGGACGGCGCTGGTTCATGTGTCAGGCGCCCGTGGCCGTTGGCTTGCGGAGCTCAACCCGGAATGGGGGGGGCACCCAAGTTGTCGAGGCGTCCGTTGA
- a CDS encoding SWIM zinc finger family protein, whose translation MANGWTNQQVLDLAPDAASVKAGRSQSQVSKWPVLGAAERALWGEVKGSGKKPYQVCVDLHGPAFKCSCPSRKFPCKHSIGLMLIYADQADCLTEGEAPDWVGGWLTERDQRAERQVAKAQAASDKPVDEKAQAKRAARREDRVRSGVEQLGVLLTDIARQGLAWAHAQPYSFWDGAASRLVDAQAPGLARLVRELGDVAGSGARWQPRFLSRLGRLHLAVNAYARLDRLPDATKDDLRTIIGWTVSKERLAGLTIESGRWCVAAQRTEQEDRLTVQKTWLVRVSDGRPALLLDFTAAGQPATVAPPVGSSIQADLTYYPGTLGVRAVIASQQVAAKAAEWPGLDGVELVRERFADALALNPWLEQLPVCVAGVRLAPPGSGDGRWSIVDRDGALLSLGTGRRDYWPLLSASGGGEMTVFGEWDGDRLSPLAVWTDGVCYTVSDRAHPAPIARVA comes from the coding sequence ATGGCCAACGGATGGACCAATCAGCAGGTGCTCGACCTCGCTCCCGACGCGGCGTCGGTGAAGGCCGGACGCAGTCAGTCGCAGGTTAGCAAGTGGCCTGTGCTTGGGGCGGCCGAGCGAGCGCTGTGGGGAGAGGTCAAGGGGAGCGGGAAGAAGCCTTACCAGGTCTGTGTTGATCTGCACGGCCCGGCCTTCAAGTGCAGCTGCCCCAGCCGCAAGTTTCCTTGCAAGCACTCGATCGGCCTCATGCTGATCTACGCGGATCAGGCGGATTGCCTGACCGAGGGGGAGGCGCCCGACTGGGTTGGTGGGTGGCTTACCGAGCGGGATCAGCGCGCCGAGAGGCAGGTCGCCAAGGCGCAGGCGGCGAGCGACAAGCCGGTTGACGAGAAGGCGCAGGCCAAGCGCGCAGCTAGACGCGAGGACCGAGTCCGATCGGGTGTTGAGCAACTCGGCGTGCTGCTCACCGACATCGCGCGGCAGGGCCTCGCCTGGGCACACGCGCAACCGTACAGCTTCTGGGACGGTGCCGCTTCGCGGCTTGTCGACGCCCAGGCGCCGGGCCTCGCGCGGCTCGTGCGGGAGTTGGGGGACGTGGCGGGATCGGGGGCTCGGTGGCAGCCGCGATTCTTGAGCCGACTCGGCCGTCTGCACCTAGCGGTGAACGCGTACGCTCGCCTGGATCGGCTGCCGGACGCTACCAAAGACGACCTGCGGACGATCATTGGTTGGACGGTCAGCAAAGAGCGGTTGGCGGGGCTGACCATTGAGTCGGGGCGATGGTGCGTCGCTGCGCAGCGTACCGAGCAGGAGGACCGACTAACGGTCCAGAAGACTTGGTTGGTTCGCGTTTCTGACGGACGACCGGCCCTGCTGCTCGATTTTACCGCCGCGGGGCAGCCCGCGACCGTAGCGCCGCCGGTCGGTTCATCGATTCAAGCCGACTTGACCTACTACCCGGGCACGCTGGGCGTCAGAGCCGTAATCGCATCGCAGCAAGTTGCTGCAAAGGCGGCGGAGTGGCCCGGATTGGATGGCGTGGAGCTGGTCCGCGAGCGATTCGCCGACGCGCTCGCCCTGAACCCGTGGCTCGAGCAACTGCCGGTATGCGTTGCGGGCGTGCGGTTGGCGCCGCCTGGTTCTGGGGACGGTAGGTGGAGCATCGTCGATCGGGATGGCGCCCTTTTGTCATTGGGGACGGGGCGTCGCGACTATTGGCCGCTTCTGTCGGCAAGCGGCGGTGGTGAGATGACGGTCTTCGGAGAGTGGGACGGCGATCGGCTATCGCCGCTAGCCGTCTGGACCGATGGCGTCTGCTACACCGTATCCGACCGGGCCCATCCGGCACCGATCGCGAGGGTGGCATGA
- a CDS encoding DUF1559 domain-containing protein, whose protein sequence is MTLCSTAGISPGRRRRNRGFTLVELLVVIAIIGTLVALLLPAVQAAREAARRIQCTNHLKQFVLAMHNYESANRELPPGIDVDDSLGLNATAQVCLLPYIEELALKEGWDHNAKADANIAVASVKIPSFFCPSDDASARLAVTTHQSRVFSRSNYVTCFGSRTMLADQGGQQIWRNHDGSKVDWTTDGAFGVDSYTAIAKMTDGASKVVVASEVLSGRDDDGTDQGNCSSTYCVDVRGVWTSFLPGSSWYTHLNTPNGAADAGPVGGAGRSWAVSEAVPWMPVIHGGSYHEYHASARSLHPGGVMAAYGDGHVVFVPNEIDAIVWRSLAAIDDGENLPIQ, encoded by the coding sequence ATGACGCTCTGCTCCACCGCAGGAATCTCGCCAGGTCGGCGTCGCCGGAATCGCGGCTTCACGCTCGTCGAACTGCTGGTGGTGATCGCCATCATCGGGACCCTGGTTGCCCTCTTGCTCCCAGCGGTGCAAGCGGCCCGTGAAGCCGCGCGCAGGATACAGTGCACCAACCACCTCAAGCAGTTCGTGCTGGCGATGCACAACTACGAGTCAGCCAATAGGGAGCTGCCTCCGGGGATCGATGTCGACGACTCGCTCGGCCTCAATGCGACCGCCCAGGTCTGCCTGCTCCCGTACATCGAAGAGCTTGCGCTCAAGGAGGGGTGGGACCACAACGCGAAGGCCGACGCGAACATCGCGGTGGCCAGTGTAAAGATCCCGTCGTTCTTCTGCCCCTCCGACGACGCGTCCGCGAGGCTCGCGGTGACAACGCACCAATCGCGAGTATTCTCTCGATCAAACTACGTGACGTGCTTCGGCAGCAGGACAATGCTTGCCGATCAAGGCGGGCAACAGATCTGGAGGAATCACGACGGAAGCAAGGTTGACTGGACCACGGACGGCGCCTTCGGCGTCGACAGCTATACCGCGATCGCGAAGATGACCGACGGCGCTTCCAAGGTCGTGGTCGCCAGTGAGGTCCTAAGTGGCAGGGACGACGACGGCACCGATCAGGGCAACTGCAGCTCCACCTACTGCGTCGATGTGCGAGGGGTCTGGACGAGTTTCCTGCCGGGCTCATCGTGGTACACCCACCTCAACACTCCCAACGGAGCCGCGGACGCCGGGCCTGTGGGGGGGGCGGGACGCAGCTGGGCAGTGAGTGAAGCCGTTCCGTGGATGCCAGTGATCCACGGTGGAAGCTACCACGAGTATCACGCAAGTGCGCGCAGCCTCCATCCGGGCGGGGTGATGGCCGCCTACGGAGACGGTCACGTCGTGTTTGTGCCAAACGAGATCGACGCCATCGTTTGGAGATCTCTCGCTGCGATCGATGACGGCGAAAACTTACCGATCCAGTAG
- a CDS encoding DUF1559 domain-containing protein, producing the protein MTRRCTTLITPEQRRRERGFTLVELLVVIAIIGILVALLLPAVQSAREAARRSACQNNLKQIGLALQNYHNSNREFPPGTKVSLQDCRNNDPKDCRGTGMYVLLMPYMEEGVLEDSIQQLVDQRRQQDGGGWTWSLYTKTGARISVYQCPSVSDELNFPERRDYFGISGGRNTSDDNPRPDAANVQPRINGWRGNIYTDGLFLHRDAIAIRQITDGTTNTMAVGESVHWSIVGHGPGYGDPQVGGPLAWFFGVDGPIDWREEERYSMYLISAGRVLRTTHEPMNTSLRPWSSNAEALKKDMDAPLSSEHPGGIQVVFADGHVDFLNEAIDFLIYESLATRAGDEVIGSF; encoded by the coding sequence ATGACGCGCCGCTGCACCACACTAATCACGCCAGAACAGCGCCGCCGAGAGCGCGGCTTTACGCTCGTTGAGCTGCTGGTAGTGATCGCCATCATCGGGATCCTGGTGGCCTTGCTGCTCCCTGCCGTGCAGTCCGCGCGGGAAGCGGCTAGGCGTTCCGCGTGCCAGAACAATCTCAAGCAGATCGGCCTCGCGTTGCAGAACTACCACAACTCCAACAGAGAATTCCCGCCCGGCACCAAGGTTTCACTGCAAGACTGCCGCAACAACGACCCAAAAGACTGCCGAGGGACCGGAATGTACGTGCTGCTCATGCCGTACATGGAAGAGGGGGTTCTCGAGGACAGCATTCAACAGCTTGTCGACCAAAGGCGTCAGCAGGATGGGGGGGGATGGACCTGGTCGCTGTACACCAAGACCGGCGCACGGATCTCCGTCTACCAATGCCCAAGCGTGAGCGATGAGCTCAACTTCCCTGAGCGGCGTGACTACTTCGGAATCTCAGGCGGCCGCAACACGTCGGACGACAACCCCAGGCCAGACGCCGCCAACGTCCAGCCTCGGATCAACGGATGGCGAGGCAATATCTACACCGACGGCCTGTTCCTGCACCGTGACGCCATTGCAATACGCCAGATCACCGACGGCACAACGAACACGATGGCCGTTGGGGAAAGTGTCCACTGGTCGATTGTGGGCCACGGCCCAGGTTATGGCGACCCTCAGGTGGGGGGGCCTTTGGCGTGGTTCTTCGGTGTCGACGGCCCCATCGACTGGCGTGAGGAAGAACGCTATTCAATGTACCTGATTTCGGCAGGGCGGGTCCTCCGCACGACGCACGAACCGATGAACACATCGCTAAGACCCTGGTCCTCGAACGCGGAAGCGTTGAAGAAAGACATGGACGCCCCCCTGTCCAGTGAGCACCCCGGCGGTATCCAGGTCGTCTTCGCCGATGGGCACGTGGATTTCCTCAACGAAGCTATCGACTTTCTGATCTACGAGTCGCTCGCGACAAGGGCCGGTGACGAGGTGATCGGCAGCTTCTGA